The Thermofilaceae archaeon genome segment GCTACTTCTTGACGCTAGCGGCGATCTTGTCCGTGTACTTGTCGAGGAGGTAGTAGATGAGGCCCAGGTTCGGCTTTGGCTTGGAGATGAGGCACAGGACGAGCCCGCCGATTTCCCGCATAAGCACCACTCTGCTGTCCTTGAGCTCGACTAGGACGTCCCTCACCCCCGTGCTGAAGTACTGCTGGAAAGCCTCACCAACACCGGCTACGACGGCCGCGCCAAGGGCTGACACGATGTCATCGATGTCCGAGGGGTTGGAGGCCGCCACCAGTACAC includes the following:
- a CDS encoding roadblock/LC7 domain-containing protein — protein: MSVELVLGELVKKSLGELERAILATPDGVLVAASNPSDIDDIVSALGAAVVAGVGEAFQQYFSTGVRDVLVELKDSRVVLMREIGGLVLCLISKPKPNLGLIYYLLDKYTDKIAASVKK